The window TGTCCCTCGTATCTTTTAGGTTTGCTTCTGAAGGACAGTCACTCAGTATGGTCTTAAAGAGAATATTCAGGGGGACTAGAAAACACCACAGAGAGCATACATAAAAACTTTACCTAAGAAATACATAAATCAGTTCATAATGAAACGAAAAACTGTTGTGCTGATAATAAGACCAGATGCCAGTGAAAGTACCAAGGTTCATATCCATCATAAGGAAGAACAAACGCAAAGGTTAAGCAACGGTTGGAAAGGACCAAATGTTGTCTTTAAGTGAGGAAAcagacatttaaaaatattttaatacaccttTCACTTTTACAtgcattttttttacactaaCAAAATGCCTCCCAATATGTCCGCGGACTTGTACCGCtacaaactgggttttgatactcttgACGGACAGAGTACAGAGCTACCCtttatgtggctttgtgcttaataacaaccaataactaacaacaataaaaaaatcagcTATCATATAAAAATTGTACGTATTAtctaaattttagaaatatttcgaGCTGTAAATGTAGTTTTAAGTACCAAAGAGCAAAAAACATAGAAGCTATTCATTTCTGTAGTTGGTAAATGAACAAGTAGTCCTAAGCCTAAAATCTCTTCACTATGGGTATCCGTGATGTCAGAAAATCTGTTCAACTGGAGTTTCGAATCTTCAGTTTAAGAAGAGAACGAACCtattcaattaatatttataatgtatcatAATTGTACAAATAAggaattaaatttaatatataatccATTGTTGAAAGAATTAttaattcagtgatgtcgagaaaatccacttgtagagaaatatgtagaaacggctcgtttgggttaagaaaatattttacgtagaggagcgaacaacgtttcgaccttcggttaTCGGCAGGTTCAGAAGGttctgaacctgacgatgaccgaaggtcgaaacgttgttcggtcctctacgtaaaatattttcttaacccaaacgagcagtttcTATAAGATTTATACAGAATTATTAATTGTTGCCCTAAAACATTGTTTCGTGCATACAGACCTTCGCCAATGTTGAAGTAGATATTCTGCAACCTAAACACAGTTGTTCTCAAATCTTGTCGTATGCGAACCGCTTTGACAAGGCAAGAGACCCTACGAACCACCTACCAGTCCTGTACCACCTGCATTCGCTTACCACCGAAATAAAATCACCACAATTAATGGGAAGAATGGCGCTGCATTTGATTGAACTTGCATTTTGGACCCCATTTTGAGTCACTGACCTAATGAGTTTTCGTTACAATATTTATAGTcgatgtaaaacaaaattaaatgttgcCGCAAGTTGGAGCTTTCGAATCTGGTAACGATTCATTGTTTGGTTAACATATTACAACAATTCTGCACTTCCTCAAACTTCCAGACACTTGGATAAATCAAATAGTCATTTAAAATCAGCGTCACTTCACATTCGAAGAGTGCGACGACACGAACATCTCGAGGAAAATGAAACTCCAGATACTTCTGCTCATCAAGGATGAACCACCTCCAGATACTTCTACTCAGACAAGCTTCCCCGTTACTCTTCTCACGGTTGAGTAATTCTAGGTTTAACTTAGTAAACTTAACATTCTGTGTATGGTATACGTAGGCACATTTTTCACAAGGGACATTCCCCCTAACATTTGTGAAGGATATAAGAAGTTTTGcgacacaatatttttatatatatcttagaTACAGAAACAGTTCTCCTCCCCCCCCTAACTTCTAACTTAAAACCAAAGCTACCTCACTGTTCGTATAATGAGCTGATTAACAAAATTCGGCAAACTCGCATACTTCCTATATGAAATATAGGAAACCCCAACAGTAATAGGATGGATTATTTTGTCTGTTTATCAAAAAGCCATCTTTTTGGCGTTATGAGGATTCAGAATTACTGCCGAGATATCGGGGACGCGTTGGAGTTACTGcgatataatatatacattgtgCGACTCGTGTGTTATCAGCAGAAGTCCGAGGAAGTTGGCGACTTGTGTGTAGAAAACTGTCCCTTCGGTAATTCAAGGGTTAGAATGAAACCATAAAACGTATTTGTGAAAACcttgtaaaagtttgttttccaattcggaacaaaaatattattagattagTGTAAATCGTCGAAATAACACTTGAGTGACTTTTAGTCAGTGTTTCCCAACCATTACATAAACTTTAGAAACTATTACTTGGTAATAAGTTGAAGCAATACGGCCTGGAATGGCGCTTCACCTCTTGGGTATTCAGATTGGAATGTCGAAGATGTTAAAACAAAATCGTTCCACCTTTTCTCCAAAAaggagtttttatttcattatctgGTGATTTGATACAGTTTTACTCAACAGTGTGCTCGACTATGAATCTGAGGGTTGTAAGTTCGCGTCCTGTTGTCACAAAAACACGCTCTACAGTTTGAGGCTATGTTTGCGTTAAAGGAACGAAGGTTAAATCTCATTATTTGGTTCGGCTAAGGTTACCGGTTGGTGTTGTTGACCAGAAGTGCCTCAACGGTAAAAccgagggcttataacgctaaaaatcatgttttgatattttcagtGTGTAGAGCACAAGAAGTATACTggtagctttgagcttaaaatCAAACTTCCTTTAGTATTAAGAGATCAATACTATACGCAAATAATCTGTAGCATAACTCTGGTTAGCCACAAATTCTAAATACGCTTTGAAGAAAATAGTGTTTGAGAGTCAAAATAAGAAAATCGTATTTATTCGATTCATAGAAACTACTaacatttacaaaagaaattcTTTACCCAAATATGTCAAGACGTAGAAAGTTtgagaaaaatatacaatttaacaTTCTGAacgattttgttttaaagttcagTAAAATGACTTCCAGACAAGTcgttaaattaactaacaaacttTTGAAACATTGATAATACTGGAAAAAAAACAGACGAACGTTTAAATATTATTGACTCCATATTTGGTAAGAACGCTAATAGTAGCTATTTAcgaaatacattaaataacattcattaaaatattacggTCACATATTATGGAAGTCCAAACAAGTTCAGTGAAACTAGAGGGTGCATCCTACTGATTAGTTGAGTACAGAAAAGGCTTAGGAAGAAACGAGAAGAGAGACTGGCTAAGTAGTGTTGAGATTGAAAGGATGGAGGCACAGTAATATTAGAACAtagttcaaacattttaaaataaatgtatttaacgaTTTTACCTGTAACTAACAAATCAACAGGTACCTTACTTAAAGCTTTGACTAAACATTTAAAGTACAGGGATAAACAGTATAGATTCTCGAAGTCTCAGTTCAAAGTACAGGAACACACCGTGAAATGAACCACGTTATCGTTGTATCAACaataattatgtgaaaaatatgtcaAGTCTCCAAATGAAACAAGACttagaaattaacattataaccTCTATAAACCTAACTCAGGTtttcagataatataaaaataaagcatgTCTACAcaatatacaacaaaaacataaggtaaacataaaaataacttcgAAAAACAATACTAAAGTAACAGCAACCCAACAGCGAGACTCGTGACTCCAAGAACCTCCAACTTGTTGACGCTTGGGCTCGAGTTCCCGCCTAACTTGTCGCAGTTTCCTGCTTTGAAAATGGTGGCCATAAAACCTTGGATCACGTTCTTAGCCTTTCTACAGTCCTTTATTAAACGCCTTATACAATGAGATAAATCCTTCCCAtaactgaaaaacacaaaaacaatgagAGTTGCATTCCAATACTCTATTATTATTTtcgaaaatattttgtgtattaatcTGCGTTTTGGTTTTGAATCAGTTGgcttgtttttactttacaacaAGAACGTAAACAGAAACACGAATTTCTGGTTTGCTTATTCAAATACATCCGTCTTTTCCCGAGTAATTGAAAACTGTACTGTTAGTATAAGGTTGTTATGGTAACAGACAAAAGTCTGTCATTCGCAGCCTACGCTCACCAATATTCAACTCACAAAAACTCCAATCCCAGTACAATCAAAACCCTTGTCAAATAAACAGTGAGGGAGAATTTTCACTAGCTTCTATACGACCAGTATTTTCCGTACTTAAACCATGTTTAGTGATAGACGTTAGAACTAAAAATAACAGGTAATATAACAAAATAGAGTTACGTCACTCAAACAGCCGCCCCTTGTAGGAGCTGTTTAAAGTTCTGTTCATATGGAGAGAAATGTGAATAAAACTGTCATGTTTTGTTTGAGTAGTGCACGTGGAAaacaatctttgttttaaaagaaaatattaattacatagcTAATCTTGTGTTTAAAGGCTGTAAACGTACCAACTTTCATTAGATAACTTAAAACCTTAAGTtaagcattttaaattttatattaccgTTTCAAATGTTTACAATTAGGAAGCACTAAAAATATTCGATCAAAATATTTGCTAACTCACATGCAGAAGTGTTTGGAAAGCAATTTGTTACTGATGTCAGCTGTGCGCACGTTCTTCACGCACTGTTGGAAGGACGTGCTGTTTCGAGCAGATCTTTCGATACACTCTATTCCATCTGCTGCATAAAAACCTTCACGAAACAAAACAGTAGGAACGGGGTTACATCTAGTAACTTTAACGTTGACGAGTAAAAAGCCTTATTGACATGAACGAAACTTAAACGATTACATAAAGAAAGAACCGTCAGTTACATAGTATGAAAATGGATCACTTATCACAACTACCGAAGATTATGAGGCTGTAATATGGTTTCTCATTTTTCCTTTAATACTATTATCACTAAACCACTTAATATCATTCTCCTAGAACTTTTGTTgggttaattaaaaaataaacaaacctggATTAATGTAAGTGGGTTTGTGGGAGGTTGAATTTggagttttcaaaattaatatcaatgttattgAGGATACGTTGTGGGTTTGAGTAAACAAGTTCACTACGAGACTCTAATGCCaatggttttaaatttaattaaatataatcaaaAGCAGGTTCCGTAAAGAAAGACAGGTATTAGAGACACTATTCTTAAACAATTGACGAGGAAACTTAGGTTTAAAAAGTGGTTGTTCTTGAACCCATTAACGAAAATGCGAGTTAAGCTTGTTCCTTTCCctgaataaatataacaattacaaaatacgAAGAATTGATAATTGTGTGCCATATATTTGGTGTGTACTTGAATACTGTATCATTAAAGaaaatagaatgttttaaatGGAAAACAAACGGCTGTATTTAATAATCATTAACTTTTGGACTAAGGATATTCAATCCTATATACGATTTTGAAGGTTCTTCATCAGGGATTCACATGTTAAAAAGCAGAACTATGAATTTATCTGTCACTGTTCAGTTTTACCGTTTAGTTTAGCACATCAAGGTACAAATAGATGATGgatatacaatttaataaaaactcAGGTTTTCACACTTTTAATGAACTTCAACATACgtcttaaattattttctttcttgttacaGAAATACTCTACGCCAGCGGTCATAACAGTAGTGTAGTCTCGTAGATTACTCTGCTCTGGTTCCATTAAACAACTCATTTCTTGAAAGATTTGCGAACATCTGATGACTGATTTTAAGGACCTAAAAATAACAAAGTCggtttataaaaaaatgaaattcactaacctattaaaaatacaactttcaaATCCCATCTGtaaagtgtaaaatgaataacatttataGTTAATAGCAAACAACTTTTGGGcgtaataaaaaaattcaaatttctatCTTTGATACAAACTTTACACAAACGATTAATATTAAATTGATCTGACCGACCTACAGAGGTTTTCATATCCATctttagttttgatatttttcaaacttttcaggGAAACTTCTTTCAGAAAAAACTTTTCCGAATTCAGGCAAAGTGTAAAGTTCTTATGTGCTTGGATCACGTCTTCATTGGTACAATCCTCAAAAATATGGACTCCATCGAACGCTGTTGCATTCAATATCTCTAGAAAAACAACACTTATATAAACGACTCATTACTAAAGATAACAGACACGTTCACGCGCTTTAATTTTACAGCAATTTGTATCGACAGATAagtaacaagtttgttttgttatttttaaatcacaTACAAATAGCATACGTCTGTTTACATGAATACATTTATTGAATGAACAAATGGTAATAATAAATGCTGTTCCAACATGTCTTGATGGATCAAAAAattatcgatttttttttaaaatttgttaatgtacatttttaatttgtttattattacgcacacaaagctacacaatgggctatctttgctattCCTATCATGAGTATCTAAATCCAGTTTGCGTTATAAGCATTCAGACCTGCTGTTGAGTATAACGGTTTTAccgtttgtgtattttaatatctacgcgTCAAGTTTTTCAATTTCATGCATATGACGTATGTTGCTGGACGTATAATGCACAAGTCCCGTATCTTCTCTAAGTTTGTGGAAGATCCTCGAGAACAAGAACCAACAATGTGGTTTCTGTGTTTTTGAACATTAatgaacgttcgagaatctcgcgcGATTCATATAAAATCGAGAGAATTTATTTTATCACCTATAGTGAGTAATAAATCAGATATTCGTCTgggattaattataataaagtaacacGAGTCACAGATAAGAGATTTATTTACAGCAAATGAAACACTACCGAAGTACATACGACAAAACCTGTATTCTTAGGGAccattttataaaagttgttttcataaattatttacttCTACTAAAGCTACTGTTAAATTAATGCCCGTTTAATTATGCttggttttataataataacaacgaaTACTGAACTAGATATGTAGTATCATAAAGCCAGATAATGGTATatcctaaccacttggtcatgccgagctcagaaaacaacaaaaagaaaggaaaacgaaaacgttcacagcagattttagcgggggtgtggactgagcgacaggttcgggtaaaatgttttggggaagcttggcgtgggccaaaaaatggtcgaagggtcgttcggggtCACGActgcttggttcgggaaccgagtttatgttagacaacagaaatatttttttctctcacacaatatgttcgaaaaccgaattgttcgagaagggagtcgttcgagaaccgaggaaccactgtattgttattgttttttcccCGATTCcatcattttaaataataaatattagtattaaagGTTTTATTATTTACCAACATAAAACACCCATACTAATGATTTACAGAGGCCTCAACACACCAGTCAAGTATCTCCATTATCTTAATTACTTCTATAACTACCCCATTTATTCTGTCATTATCATTTCACAAACTTAATTCAACTATTTAAAAACGTATAGCTACAATTCAGTTCTCTATTTGTGTTCGTTTTTCTTGCCGTGTTTTTAAATAAGTTCTTTTTATTCTCCAGTATTCTCTTACTTATTTTTCTTGTGGTTTTGTGCCGTTTTCAAAACTTAGTTCAAGTCAACTTTTTCTTATtctcagttttgtatttttctttcaatatttgtgCTGAAATACAGTATTTGACAAAAAACCTCCACATATTGTTCATTCAGTAAGAGACCCGGTCTGGCTAGgttgttagggcgttcgactcgtaatctgagggtcgcgagtttgaatccccgtcgcaccaaacagccgtggaggcgttataatgtgattattaatcctactattcgttgttaaaagagtagcgcaagatttagcgttgggtggtgatgactagctgccttcattctagtcttacactgctaaattagggacggctagcgcagatagccctcgaatagctttgcgcgaaattcaaaacaaacatgtagtaaatgaaaattagaaaaacaaagataTGATGCTTTTGTACAGACCTTCAGGAACCAAAATTATGGCGCTTCAGGGGAAAATACTGGGTACAATTTTTGagtcaaataaaaaatatccaggTGTACATCCTCAAAACCCCCTTAATTTACGTGAAAAGTTTCGGGTCTCTTAACTTTCCTTCTTGTAGCTATTGtggtcacacaaacacacacacgcgcgcgTTACAGATTAACATTTGTACCAAGTTATGGTTACttgcatatttaatattttttgtcgtttttttgttgttaaaagtgCCAAGTTTTATTGTACGAGTTGCTGTTAAAACCTGGTTATAGTGGCGTATTATTGTAAACCGCTACGCAAAGTGGATATCATATTTTACTATGCATTCAAAATATGATTTAACTTATACACCACCCGTGAAACGAACTGCTACTACATTGTTTCTCCAATAagaagacctacccataaaataagacctagtgtgatttttggggatagttttaatataagccctacccttaaaataagccctagttaagagtggcaggaagaggaaagaaataaaaaaaaaataatttattaattagtttaatagttagttaattagtttgtttaagtattaatcagttagtttaatagtttaataatagtttattttaaatggttagtttaatagttttactttgtaacttcatttttttaatatatcaaaataagacatcccccgaaaataagccctagtgtcatattttggagtgaaaattaatataagccctgtcttgtcttcggagaaacacggtatatttataaaatattttgttgtgtctCATAATTTGTAGCGTGTACCGGAAGGACTTGGACATTTTGACAAAAACGTTAGAAAAACCAAAATGACAGTTACtttcaatataataatacacatttttgTGTCAGTCAACTTTTCGCCATCGTATCTTCATTAGGCTtagtaatatacaaaaaaaaaaaccctgaaaaaaaataaatgaacctacatatattaaatgaaatatgtaaatgAATTCCTTGTACACTACCCCCCCCCCCCCATTTCTGAATATATCTGTGTGCATTTCCTATATGTAACCAACATTCAAAAGAATGGAGAGACCTCcgctgaaataaaatatacagatataaacaaaaactaaacagtaTCAAAAGTAGTTTTACgtatataaaattaaagtgtatGCAGCAATCAAACACAAGAGGGCAGTACTGCGCATGTTACAGAAGAGATACTGATGCTTATACaaaaaatcactaaaaataaTTCGATTGGTGTGGTACGCAGATGTTCATTATTTTTGCAAATTCTACTTGTTCCCTGTTAACAACTATAGATATCACAGTGTGTAGTTAATTACTAAGGCCGATATTTAGTTCCAGTCCATCACCAAAGTCTaagcaataatatttttgaattaaaacaactGCAAAACTACAATTACTCAGCAAATTATGTCAACAATATTAAATTGGCATAGTAACAAAAACGCGATACTATCGAAGATACCTTGCCTAATAACAAGCATCATTTACGAGAATATGACGAAAAAACAGATGTTTCGCTTACGTCTTACGCATGCGTATTAGTGCCAAAGGGTTGTTTACATCGTGCATcgtttaaaaaggttttaatgtttaaaattcagttattttcagtttttagacaaaaaatatatttatatattagtatgTGAAAGTTGATTACAGCACAACAATCGTatcttaaaaaacacaaaatgtaacatttataacGTTTACcagtttgtattttttcttcGCGACAGTAGGAGTTTTTCGGCCGAGGCGAATCACAGAGTCCTACAAACACGATGTGTATCCCTACTATCGCATCCAGATGTTTCTCAAAGTACAACAGAAAAGCCCGGGTTATATTCCAATTTAAacgaaatatttcacaaaaaatataaactcCATGGCAAAAAGAAAGAACATTATAGTAAGGGGTATAAGAAGAAATAGATGAAGCTTGagttaagaaaaaacaattttgataCAGTGATAGCAAAGAGTTTTGCAAGTAACTAGAATTAGTAGATAAGCCTAAACTTTTCGTACACGATGTCAAAATGAGATTATACAAGGAATGGGTCCAATTTATTTTTATGCGACAAATAGTGCTTCTCTTATGCGTGAAGCTAGTAAGTAAGACAAGTCAACTAACAAATTACCGTGGTACAAGCACGGCTAAATGTCATTTAGATTAGCTGTTCATTTAGTtggaaaacaatataaaagaccTATTCATCTTTAATAAATTTCTATTATATAATGCCTGATACAGGTATAAAAAGTTTGCCTGCTACGGTTTCGCACATTATTCGAACAGGTGACAAATATCTTCATGGTTTCTATGATgacgtaatttatttatttgctaatATCACTGCTTTAACTGAAGCTACGATCTTGACACTCACGCATGAACCCAACCCTTCAAAACTCAATAATAACCCATAAAATGGTATAAAAGTCAAATGTAAAACAATTCCAAATGATCGACAAAGAAAGcaacattttaatcagtttgtTACCAAAACAAAGATCGCTATTTTTAAGAGATTATGAAACGAGTTTGATATAATTTTGACATGCTCAGTACATGATGCGGATGAAGCCCTATCACAATGCCTACAGGCCATCTATCATTATTTAATATCCGCCATATCAGCGttttaaaaaaagtacaaaacttagTTTACACAGAACTAAACTAcctaaaacatttattgtagttattaataaaaaaacaaaaaagatgcgACATGGTTAAAACTCAAAAGCGAGTGTTGTAATCAAGTTTAAAAAGTGTAACCCATGCCAGctatacaactgaaaataatcTACATAGAAGATATTCTGGTAAAACCTGGGAGACTTCATTGCAAAGACGTATGTGGCTAAATACAGTGACCTAGCCACATATAGGTTAGCAGCGAAACCAATAATATTACCGCTACGCGGTTCCGTTTCACAGAAGAGTGAATTGTTAAGTGCTGATTAACAAACACCATACTGTAAATAAATCACTGGATAGTTTCTCCATACATTCACTTACACTGGGACAACTAAACACGCTTTGGAAGAttgtgcttgttttttttttgttcagtcCTGCATACTGTCAATTCGATATGAAGGATTCATAAAACAGTACGTCTACCATTGGTGCAAgacaataataaacagttttacagaCATATATTTCGGGTAGCAAATGAACTAAGTAACAagtgctttatttttaaaatctgtacGAATATTTATTTCAACCTAACCAGTTTTCATCGAATTTCGTCATAACAGTTATTAACACGTCTATTTACGTACATACAATTTAAGCATGAGACTCGACGCACAGAAACAACCCTCCCCATGCGAACATTTTGACGATACCCATGTAACACTAACAACTAGTCTTTATATTAGAGGTACACGAtttaacggttttttttttttttaaaccagaaaAGTCCTCACAACAACAGGCCAATTTAAATTAAGTACAACTAATTATGCCTTATAATTATAACTTATACAGCATTGACGGAAACTACGTGAACTATTAACTTAAACACGAGACGTGCAAGATCAACCTACAGTGTGATATTGTATCACTGTTACAATTTTTATATGAACCTATATGTGGGAAAAATTAAAACGTTCTTTGCTTGAAGTGATGTATTagattgaggaataattcgtgagcgtttttaaataatttcattcaagcattacatgcaagactatacaatacttcaatgcatgaacacattacacccaaaacatttattatgatactttatttcatgtaatacctaggtatatagtatgcattgttttaaacgaaattgcaagaaattaaatgcgaaaagcagatggtgtcgaaaatgctcgattttgtccacttgacattccatttaatgagctgaaaatgaaagcaaaaattaaagacatatgaaaatcaaacacaccatctattagagcaaaatattatctaccaaatgatatgaaatattttgcgaaagcgtttcatttatgaatatatttttaacttgaaaaaacgctcaagaattattcctcaacccaataaaaaTATTGAGTTACGAAATAAACTAATATTGCCAAAAGACCCAACATACTATCataaggggcctggcatggcctagcgcgttaaggcgtgcgcttcgtaatctgagggtcgcgggttcgcgccaaacatgctcgccctcccagccgtgggggagttataatgtgacggtcaatcccactattcgttggtaaagagtagcccaagagttggcggtgggtggtgatgactagatgccttccctctagtcttacactactaaattagggacggctagcacagattagctttgtgcgaaattcaaaaaaacaaacaaacaagctatcatAAGACAATCCAACGTCCGACGTAAAATAACAACCAAAAACttactatataatatattgataaatgtGCCACTTAACTATTTATGATTATATAGTTAAATCAGGACTTACCTGAAACTAAAAGAAATGATAATAACACTGCCATACATCTAACAGGCACATCATGAGCGTATCTCTGACGTGTACTACTCATGACAATTTAGTCCTATCTTTTCAATTTTACGTTTAGACTATAAAACTTACATTTCACCTCGCTCCTCAAAggtagttaaaaaacaaaacataaaacgttTTACTCGTACTACACTCACGAAGACATCACATGAAGCAAACAATCCTTCTCAGTCCGGCGAACTCTCCCTATTTATAATCGAACGCAACAAAGATGGCAGACAAGAAAAACGAGAGATTAACTATTGGCTATCTATAATAGTGACGTAAACACATTG of the Tachypleus tridentatus isolate NWPU-2018 chromosome 13, ASM421037v1, whole genome shotgun sequence genome contains:
- the LOC143236926 gene encoding uncharacterized protein LOC143236926, with product MSSTRQRYAHDVPVRCMAVLLSFLLVSEILNATAFDGVHIFEDCTNEDVIQAHKNFTLCLNSEKFFLKEVSLKSLKNIKTKDGYENLCRSLKSVIRCSQIFQEMSCLMEPEQSNLRDYTTVMTAGVEYFCNKKENNLRRFYAADGIECIERSARNSTSFQQCVKNVRTADISNKLLSKHFCIYGKDLSHCIRRLIKDCRKAKNVIQGFMATIFKAGNCDKLGGNSSPSVNKLEVLGVTSLAVGLLLL